From a region of the Aeoliella mucimassa genome:
- a CDS encoding polysaccharide deacetylase family protein has translation MARRWLLNTYYTVSTPVRWTMEQVRRYRRHEPVQVVFYHRVADDVPNPWTISTQSFAEQIDWLSQRFDLVSMAEAQYRIERGKNRRPTAVVTFDDGYADNMNFALPLLLERKIPVTYFVSTDYIRNGKPFPHDVELGQPLAPNTVDDIRRLAEAGIEIGAHTRSHANVAELDSQQLQHEIVGSKQDLELMLGREVRYFAFPYGQPQHLSGEAFQVAQQAGFAGVCSAYGGYNFPGSDSFHLERFHGDPEFVRFKHWLSVDAMKVFRSPSFDPELTAMPQVHERQECIVGERG, from the coding sequence ATGGCCAGACGCTGGCTACTCAATACGTACTATACGGTTTCGACTCCAGTTCGCTGGACCATGGAACAGGTCCGTCGCTACCGCCGGCACGAGCCCGTACAGGTCGTGTTCTATCATCGTGTTGCCGACGATGTTCCGAATCCTTGGACGATCAGTACCCAATCGTTCGCCGAACAAATCGACTGGCTTAGCCAACGATTCGATCTAGTGTCAATGGCTGAGGCCCAATATCGCATCGAGCGAGGCAAGAACCGCCGCCCCACGGCGGTGGTGACCTTCGACGACGGCTACGCGGATAATATGAACTTTGCGTTACCATTGCTTCTGGAACGCAAGATCCCGGTCACCTATTTTGTTTCGACCGACTATATCCGTAACGGAAAGCCGTTTCCGCACGATGTGGAACTTGGTCAGCCATTGGCTCCGAACACCGTGGACGATATTCGTCGGCTCGCGGAAGCCGGTATCGAAATCGGCGCCCACACCCGATCGCACGCGAACGTTGCGGAACTCGATTCGCAGCAACTCCAGCACGAGATCGTGGGCTCTAAGCAAGATCTCGAACTCATGCTTGGTCGCGAAGTCCGCTATTTTGCCTTTCCTTACGGTCAGCCTCAACATCTTAGCGGCGAAGCGTTTCAAGTAGCCCAACAGGCCGGATTTGCGGGCGTGTGCTCCGCCTACGGGGGGTACAACTTCCCCGGCAGCGACTCGTTTCATTTGGAACGCTTCCACGGCGACCCCGAGTTCGTCCGCTTCAAGCATTGGCTCAGTGTCGATGCGATGAAGGTATTCCGTAGCCCATCCTTCGATCCCGAATTGACTGCTATGCCTCAAGTCCACGAACGGCAGGAATGCATCGTGGGAGAAAGGGGCTGA
- a CDS encoding GNAT family N-acetyltransferase, protein MSVQVQSITTLAALEDLRASWNVLDGGVPFRSFDWLATWWKHYGAGDGSTKQQLYVLVVQHHQQPLAIAPWYVEQSRTRGRVVRWLGSGEVCSDHLSVLCRERDQVAVVEALSQHLRASDEWNRLELESIDDSDVTMNMLADRLAAVGCTTTCRAEGNCWSIDLPDSWEGFLAMLSKSHRKQLRKLDHRVLQSDRAHWQQVQTPQQLRDTWPVFVDLHQRRRESLGEPGSFASERFAAFHHDFAEQLLRAGRLRLGLLRLDGEPISAEYQFAGNASVYAYQGGFAPEQQDEQPGRLSLMASIQAAIRSGAVHFDLLRGNEPYKAHWRATARPTYHLRVLAPSHATNWLAQTADFAESLASSLKARLRPLVNGPADGLSTSHGS, encoded by the coding sequence TTGAGCGTTCAGGTACAATCCATCACCACTCTTGCTGCGCTCGAAGACTTGCGTGCTTCGTGGAACGTGCTCGACGGCGGTGTGCCTTTTCGTTCCTTCGACTGGCTGGCAACCTGGTGGAAGCATTACGGGGCCGGCGACGGATCGACCAAGCAACAGCTATACGTGCTCGTCGTGCAGCACCACCAGCAACCACTGGCCATCGCACCGTGGTACGTGGAGCAATCGCGCACCCGTGGGCGGGTGGTCCGCTGGCTTGGTAGCGGAGAGGTCTGCAGCGACCACTTGAGTGTCTTGTGCCGTGAGCGAGATCAGGTCGCCGTGGTCGAAGCACTTTCCCAACACCTGCGCGCCAGCGACGAGTGGAATCGTCTCGAACTCGAAAGCATCGATGACTCCGACGTCACCATGAACATGCTGGCCGATCGACTCGCTGCGGTTGGCTGCACCACTACTTGCCGCGCCGAAGGCAACTGCTGGAGCATCGACCTGCCCGACAGTTGGGAAGGCTTTCTGGCGATGCTCTCCAAGTCGCATCGCAAACAACTTCGAAAGCTGGATCATCGTGTACTCCAGTCCGATCGAGCTCACTGGCAACAGGTGCAAACACCACAGCAACTTAGAGACACTTGGCCGGTTTTCGTCGATCTGCACCAACGTCGCCGCGAAAGCCTGGGCGAGCCTGGCAGCTTTGCCTCCGAACGGTTTGCGGCCTTCCACCACGACTTTGCGGAGCAACTTCTGCGAGCAGGTCGTCTGCGACTAGGCCTGCTTCGTTTGGATGGCGAGCCTATCTCGGCCGAGTATCAATTCGCCGGAAACGCCAGCGTGTACGCTTACCAAGGTGGTTTTGCACCGGAACAACAGGACGAGCAACCTGGCCGACTATCGCTGATGGCCTCGATTCAGGCCGCGATCCGATCGGGCGCCGTTCACTTCGATCTGCTCCGCGGCAACGAACCCTACAAGGCCCACTGGCGAGCCACCGCTCGACCGACCTACCACCTTCGCGTGCTTGCGCCGTCGCATGCCACGAACTGGCTGGCACAGACCGCCGACTTTGCGGAATCGTTGGCCAGCTCACTGAAGGCTCGCTTGCGGCCCTTGGTAAATGGTCCTGCGGATGGACTCTCGACATCTCACGGAAGCTAA